One window of the Candidatus Aquicultor sp. genome contains the following:
- the ftsY gene encoding signal recognition particle-docking protein FtsY has product MRWFRRQEREEEAQEAPLTEEEIQAAEKAEEQQQKEIENIDEAIDEAPATEELVEEVEAGVIEEEQENIQDIYEKTEEEEPASWFTRLKQGLTKSRENIVGQISGLLNLRGTIDDELWDDIEAILIQADVGVESTMRIIDNLRDRVAKEHITEAAMIIDLLKEELENILHSTSPRSVEPKEGRAIYLIVGVNGTGKTTTIAKLARSFTKSGKSVLVGAADTFRAAAVEQLDIWAKRLRVDIVKHDRGADPAAVVYDAIHAASARKSDVLLIDTAGRLHTYVNLMEELKKIKRIADRERGDAHLETLLVIDATTGQNGIAQARLFDEALTVDGIVLTKLDGTAKGGIVLAIQDELNIPICYVGVGEGMDDLQPFKPEEFVDALVGQ; this is encoded by the coding sequence ATGCGCTGGTTTAGACGTCAAGAAAGAGAAGAGGAAGCACAAGAAGCGCCGCTTACTGAAGAGGAGATACAAGCCGCTGAAAAGGCGGAAGAGCAACAGCAGAAGGAAATCGAAAACATTGATGAGGCAATCGATGAAGCCCCCGCTACCGAAGAGCTGGTAGAAGAAGTCGAAGCAGGTGTCATCGAGGAGGAACAAGAAAATATCCAGGATATTTACGAGAAGACCGAGGAGGAAGAGCCGGCATCGTGGTTTACTCGGTTAAAGCAAGGCCTCACGAAAAGCCGTGAAAACATCGTCGGTCAAATCAGTGGGTTGCTGAACCTTCGCGGCACGATAGATGATGAGCTCTGGGACGATATAGAAGCGATTCTTATACAGGCGGACGTCGGTGTTGAGTCGACCATGCGGATCATTGATAACTTGCGCGACCGCGTAGCTAAAGAGCACATAACCGAAGCCGCAATGATTATCGACCTGCTGAAGGAAGAGCTGGAGAATATCCTGCACTCGACTTCGCCCCGTTCAGTCGAACCAAAGGAAGGGCGGGCCATATATCTTATCGTCGGTGTAAACGGCACCGGAAAAACGACGACGATTGCGAAGCTGGCGCGCAGCTTTACGAAAAGCGGCAAGTCGGTGCTTGTCGGTGCTGCCGACACATTTAGGGCCGCGGCGGTTGAACAGCTCGACATTTGGGCAAAACGCCTGCGTGTCGACATCGTAAAACACGATCGAGGCGCAGACCCGGCCGCAGTCGTCTATGACGCCATTCACGCGGCGAGCGCACGCAAATCAGATGTTCTTCTTATAGATACCGCAGGCAGGCTCCATACCTACGTAAACCTCATGGAAGAGCTCAAGAAGATTAAACGCATCGCCGACCGCGAGCGCGGCGACGCTCATCTTGAAACGCTCCTGGTCATTGACGCGACGACCGGGCAGAACGGTATCGCCCAAGCGCGACTCTTCGATGAAGCGCTCACCGTTGACGGCATCGTGCTCACCAAGCTCGACGGCACGGCAAAGGGCGGCATCGTACTCGCCATACAAGACGAGCTTAATATCCCTATCTGCTACGTCGGTGTGGGTGAGGGCATGGATGATTTACAGCCGTTCAAACCGGAAGAGTTCGTCGACGCTCTCGTCGGCCAATAG
- a CDS encoding tetratricopeptide repeat protein has product MQLAIVVLTILVVAVILVSLKQQRKQADEGHSFTSYQLRAQQYVLHGNFDDAKSEIEQAIQNNPEDGLNYYALGVIYYNLKQYSKALKNLKQALLIDRGNWDAWFLTGRVYFERHDHDKALKYYQKAAEVNPSFTKALFGMATILFDRGFIEDAADIYKRIITIDPMSANAHYNLGSCFLELGMFKESIKEHEIAAGIDPNNAYAHYWVGYSYIQLNEKNRAAEAFAKSLERGYDGAANALKDLI; this is encoded by the coding sequence ATGCAATTAGCAATAGTGGTTTTAACAATTTTAGTTGTTGCGGTAATTCTTGTTTCACTAAAGCAACAGCGCAAACAAGCCGATGAAGGCCACAGCTTCACCTCTTACCAACTTCGCGCACAACAATACGTCCTACACGGAAACTTCGACGATGCCAAGAGCGAGATCGAGCAAGCCATCCAGAATAACCCGGAAGACGGCTTAAACTATTACGCGCTCGGCGTTATCTATTACAATCTTAAGCAGTATAGCAAAGCGCTTAAGAATCTTAAGCAGGCGCTCCTTATAGATAGGGGCAACTGGGATGCATGGTTCCTCACCGGCCGCGTCTACTTTGAGCGACACGATCACGATAAGGCTTTAAAGTATTACCAGAAAGCCGCCGAGGTAAATCCGTCGTTTACTAAAGCGCTCTTCGGTATGGCTACGATACTCTTTGACCGCGGTTTTATCGAAGATGCAGCCGATATCTATAAGAGGATTATTACGATAGACCCGATGAGTGCAAACGCTCATTACAACCTCGGTTCATGCTTTCTCGAGTTGGGTATGTTTAAAGAATCTATCAAAGAGCACGAGATCGCAGCCGGTATCGATCCGAACAACGCTTATGCGCATTACTGGGTTGGCTATTCATATATCCAACTCAACGAAAAGAACCGTGCGGCTGAAGCATTCGCCAAGTCGCTTGAGCGGGGCTACGACGGTGCAGCCAATGCATTGAAGGATTTGATTT